A section of the Phaseolus vulgaris cultivar G19833 chromosome 8, P. vulgaris v2.0, whole genome shotgun sequence genome encodes:
- the LOC137823706 gene encoding U-box domain-containing protein 33 isoform X2 produces MVCLSHNNEFVSAFLSMAVVSPVPATSQRMGSVRSPSDASGEILEEPNPGVVDQPIYVAVTKEVKESKLNLIWAIQHSGGKRICILYVHVRATMIPLLGGKFPANALREEQVQAYWEEEKQGMHRTLDEYLQICRRMGVQEEKLHIEMDSIEKGIVELVSQHDIRKLVMGAASDKYYNRKMMDLRSKKAIYVCKQAPASCHIQFICKGHLIHTRDQSLNEGNVEVASPLVQQVPNSVRTFRSQSVTLGQDRRANLTNHALEFLRRVRSVSDGHGASFPAVSSPEETEGFSTPRDRMGTEVSSDESDRLSRMSPSGLSMCSDSAVELATPRLITERSENALELTLSQLVIEDLHHSSPPSTVDSGIDDTIYDQLQQAMAEAEDASLTAYKETVRRRNAEKEAIEAIRKAKASESLYREELNLRKLAEEELRKEKEDLENAKSLRDKVREELHLALDQKASLESQIASSELIIKELEQKIVSAVDLLQSYKNEREELQIQRDNALREAEDLRKKQGEASSSHVPQFFSEFSFSEIKEATNNFNPSLKIGQGGYGSIFKGVLSYTEVAIKMLHSDSMQGPLEFQQEVDVLSKLRHPNLITLIGACPDAWALVYEYLPNGSLEDRLACKDNTPPLSWQTRIRVATELCSALIFLHSSKPHSIVHGDLKPSNILLDANLISKLSDFGICRILSNYESSSRNSTQFWKTDPKGTFVYMDPAFLASGELTPKSDVYSFGIILLRLLTGRPALGITKEVKYALDTGKLKSLLDPLAGDWPFVQAEQLARLALRCCDMNRKSRPDLYSDVWRILDAMRVSSGGTNSFGLSSEGLSQHPSYFICPIFQEVMRDPHVAADGFTYEAEAIRGWLDGGNDNSPMTNSKLAHHNLVPNRALRSAIQDWLQNH; encoded by the exons ATGGTTTGCCTTTCCCACAACAATGAGTTTGT TAGTGCATTTCTTAGCATGGCGGTGGTGAGTCCCGTGCCTGCAACATCACAAAGGATGGGTTCTGTGAGGTCACCTTCTGATGCTAGTGGGGAAATTTTGGAGGAGCCTAATCCAGGTGTGGTTGATCAGCCAATCTATGTTGCTGTGACAAAAGAAGTGAAGGAGAGCAAATTAAATCTGATATGGGCAATACAACACTCTGGAGGAAAGAGGATTTGCATTCTTTATGTTCATGTTCGTGCAACAATGATCCCCCTAC TGGGAGGTAAATTCCCCGCAAATGCACTAAGAGAGGAGCAGGTTCAAGCATACTGGGAAGAGGAAAAGCAAGGCATGCATAGGACTCTAGACGAATATCTTCAAATCTGTCGACGGATGGGG gtgcaagaagaaaaactGCACATTGAAATGGATAGCATTGAAAAAGGAATTGTAGAACTTGTCTCTCAGCATGACATCCGAAAGCTTGTAATGGGAGCAGCATCAGATAAGTACTATAATAG GAAAATGATGGACCTTAGGTCTAAGAAAGCCATCTATGTGTGTAAACAAGCTCCAGCTTCTTGTCACATACAGTTTATCTGCAAAGGGCACCTTATACACACAAG GGATCAGAGTTTGAATGAAGGTAATGTAGAGGTTGCATCTCCTTTGGTGCAGCAAGTGCCAAACTCTGTGAGAACTTTCAGATCACAGTCTGTTACACTGGGGCAAGATCGCCGAGCAAATCTAACCAATCATGCACTAGAATTTTTACGCAGAGTAAGGTCTGTCAGTGATGGACATGGAGCAAGCTTTCCGGCTGTTTCTTCTCCAGAAGAAACTGAAGGGTTTTCAACTCCACGTGACAGGATGGGTACAGAAGTAAGTTCTGATGAATCAGATAGGCTGTCAAGGATGAGTCCTTCTGGCTTGTCAATGTGCTCTGATAGTGCAGTTGAGCTAGCTACCCCAAGATTGATTACTGAAAGGAGTGAGAATGCATTAGAGTTGACTTTGAGTCAGCTGGTCATAGAGGATCTTCATCATTCATCTCCTCCTAGTACAGTG GACAGTGGAATAGATGATACTATCTATGACCAGCTTCAACAGGCTATGGCTGAGGCTGAGGATGCTTCGCTAACTGCGTATAAAGAAACTGTAAGGCGTAGGAATGCTGAAAAAGAAGCCATTGAAGCTATACGCAAG GCTAAAGCTTCTGAAAGCTTATATAGAGAGGAGTTGAACCTGAGGAAATTGGCAGAGGAAGAACTtaggaaagaaaaagaagatctTGAGAATGCAAAGAGCCTGAGAGACAAAGTTAGGGAAGAACTCCACCTCGCCCTTGATCAGAAGGCGTCTCTGGAGAGTCAGATTGCATCATCTGAACTTATTATAAAGGAGCTGGAGCAGAAGATTGTATCTGCTGTGGATCTGTTACAGAGCTACAAGAATGAACGAGAGGAATTGCAGATTCAGCGTGATAATGCATTGAGAGAGGCTGAAGATTTGAGAAAAAAGCAAGGAGAGGCCTCAAGCTCCCATGTCCCTCAATTTTTCTCAGAATTCTCTTTTTCAGAGATTAAAGAAGCAACAAATAACTTCAATCCATCCTTAAAAATTGGACAAGGTGGATATGGAAGTATATTTAAAGGTGTCTTGAGTTACACTGAGGTGGCTATAAAAATGTTGCACTCTGACAGCATGCAAGGACCCTTGGAGTTTCAACAGGAG GTTGATGTGTTGAGCAAGCTAAGGCATCCCAATCTTATCACACTCATTGGAGCCTGCCCAGATGCATGGGCTCTTGTCTATGAGTATTTACCCAATGGAAGCCTTGAAGATCGCCTTGCCTGCAAGGATAATACCCCTCCATTATCATGGCAAACTCGAATTCGCGTTGCCACTGAACTATGCTCTGCCCTCATCTTTCTCCATTCCAGTAAACCTCACAGCATAGTGCATGGTGACTTGAAACCCTCCAACATTCTGCTTGATGCAAACCTTATTAGCAAGCTTAGTGACTTTGGAATATGTCGTATATTATCAAACTATGAAAGTTCCAGTAGAAATTCTACACAGTTTTGGAAAACTGACCCAAAAGGAACATTTGTCTACATGGATCCTGCATTTCTTGCCTCAGGGGAACTTACTCCGAAGTCAGATGTTTATTCGTTTGGAATCATATTGTTGAGATTGTTGACTGGGAGACCAGCCTTGGGAATAACAAAGGAAGTGAAATATGCATTAGACACTGGAAAGTTGAAATCCCTATTGGATCCTTTGGCTGGAGACTGGCCATTTGTGCAGGCTGAACAATTGGCTCGCCTGGCTTTGAGATGTTGCGATATGAACCGAAAGAGCCGGCCAGATCTTTATTCTGATGTCTGGAGGATACTTGATGCAATGAGGGTTTCTTCTGGAGGCACAAACTCCTTTGGACTAAGTTCTGAAGGACTTTCACAACATCCATCATATTTTATTTGCCCAATCTTCCAG GAAGTCATGCGAGATCCACATGTAGCTGCAGATGGTTTTACTTATGAAGCTGAGGCTATACGAGGATGGCTTGATGGTGGTAATGACAACTCACCAATGACTAATAGTAAGCTTGCACATCACAATCTTGTTCCCAATCGCGCTCTTCGCTCTGCAATCCAGGATTGGCTTCAAAACCACTGA